The Haemorhous mexicanus isolate bHaeMex1 chromosome 5, bHaeMex1.pri, whole genome shotgun sequence genome contains a region encoding:
- the TSPAN19 gene encoding LOW QUALITY PROTEIN: tetraspanin-19 (The sequence of the model RefSeq protein was modified relative to this genomic sequence to represent the inferred CDS: inserted 2 bases in 2 codons; substituted 3 bases at 3 genomic stop codons) has protein sequence MKIRDKNQIKKCYLNIFSGIFLALHFMLLAFGLWLLFDRNNFFGVFFFLISSVKNWPVTYLSCIKLGIGAVFTFISAVGFLGXVVEIKCLLVTYMSFQILVFVMQMAILVLIMMKKRKRVHNQWNSRIDDFISEYRIESLTEQESVXNILNAMQHDMECCGRYSATQWERNXTKKNNTXFPCPCTKSNLKKWFCDVPTDSTYSGFEEHLNTXFENNPLTLVKITISLLTTQERLLLSKKPTKYWYFYWE, from the exons atgaaaataagagaTAAAAACCAAATAAAGAAGTGCTATTTAAATATCTTCAGTGGAATTTTCTTG GCTCTGCATTTCATGCTTTTGGCATTTGGCTTGTGGCTTTTATTTGACAGAAACAatttctttggtgtttttttttttctca TTTCTTCAGTCAAGAACTGGCCAGTGACATACCTTTCTTGTATAAAACTTGGCATTGGAGctgtttttacttttatatCAGCCGTGGGATTCCTTG GTGTTGTGGAAATCAAATGTCTGCTGGTTACA TATATGAGTTTTCAAATCCTGGTATTTGTAATGCAGATGGCAATATTGGTGCtaataatgatgaaaaaaaggaa acGGGTTCACAATCAATGGAACAGCAGAAttgatgattttatttctgaatacAGGATTGAGAGTCTGACTGAGCAGGAATCTGTGTGAAACATTCTGAATGCTATGCAGCATGAT ATGGAATGCTGTGGAAGGTACAGTGCCACACAGTGGGAAAGGaactaaacaaagaaaaataata aGTTCCCATGTCCATGCACAAAATCCAATCTAAAGAAATGGTTTTGTGATGTCCCAACGGATTCAACATACAGC GGATTTGAAGAACATTTGAATACATAGTTTGAAAACAATCCTCTTACCTTAGTCAAAATTACTATCAGCCTACTAACCACACAGGAAAGACTACTTCtaagcaaaaaacccacaaaatactGGTATTTTTACTGGGAGTAA